The window TTTCAAGCGCGGCCCAGACGGTGATCATCTCGAGAATCTCAGCCTTGGTCTTGCGCACGATGAAGATGCCGCGGCGCGGCGCGATCCTGACCAGGCCTTCCTGCTCGAGCTGCGCGAGCGCCTCGCGCAACGGCGTCCGGCTGACGCCGAATTGAAGCGAAAGCGCGCGCTCGTCGAGCCGCAGCTCTGCGCCCGCGTCATAGATCTTCATCGTTCCGATCGCGGCCTTCAGCGCCTCATAGGTGCGGCTCTTGAGGCTCTGCACCTCCTCGATGGGCTGAATTTCAAGCTGTGCCTTGACCATTGCGAAGTCGATTTCCGTGTTGCCTTAGCCAAACGCCGCCAGCGCGCCATGCGTTCCGACAGCGGTGGTTTCTGGCATACCATATAATGAAAGAAATAGCCGCGCAACGGCCATAATCCAGCAATTATTATGCTGCAGCGCATCCAAATATGGCATATTGCATGCCACGCAGTTTCATCCTAGGCTAACTCAAACAAGGCCAGTCGGTTCTGCGTTGGTCATTTGCGCGGTCCCTGAACAAGGCCAGTCTATGGGGACGAAGCGCTATGGATGAACTGAACGCCCTGTTCGGCGGATTCGCCGTTGCTCTCAGCGCCTACCACATCATGCTCATGGTGATCGGCATCACGCTCGGTGTCGTCATCGGCGTCCTGCCGGGGCTTGGTGGTGCCAACGGTGTCGCCATTCTTCTGCCTCTGACCTTCAGCATGCCGCCGACCTCGGCGATCATCCTGCTGACCAGCATCTACTGGGGGGCGCTGTTCGGCGGCGCGATCACCTCGATTCTCTTCAACATTCCCGGTGAGCCCTGGTCGGTGGCGACGACCTTCGACGGGCATCCGATGGCCCAGAACGGCAAGGCCGACGAGGCGCTGGTCGGCGCCTTCACCGCCTCCTTCGTCGGCGCCATCTTCGCCGTCTGCCTGATCACCTTCCTTGCGCCGGTGGTCGCGAAATTCGCCTTGAAATTCGGCCCCGCAGAGTTCTTCGCGGTGCAGTTTCTCACCTTCGCCAGCTTCATCGGCATGGGCCGGGGCTCGGCGTTCAAGACAGTCGCCTCGATGTGCCTCGGCTTCGCACTGGCCTCCGTCGGCCTGGACGGTGTGACGGGCACGCTCCGGATGACATTCGGACAGGATGAGCTCCTGAACGGCTTCAAGTTTCTCGTCGCGGTCATCGGCCTGTTCGGCATCGGCGAGATCCTCTGCTCGATGGAGGACGGTCTCAAGTTCAATGGCGCCACCGCCAAGCTGCGCATGGATGCGGTCATCCGCACCTGGAAGCAGCTGCCAAGGATGTGGCTGACCTTCCTCCGCAGCTGCATCGTCGGCTGCTGGATGGGCATCACGCCGGGCGGCGCGACGCCGGCCTCCTTCATGGGCTATGGCATCGCCAAGCGCCTGTCGAAGCGGGGCGACAATTTCGGCAAGGGCGAGCTCGAAGGCGTGGTGGCGCCGGAGACCGCCGCCCACGCCGCCGGCACCGCCGCGCTGCTGCCGATGCTGACACTCGGCATCCCGGGCTCGCCGACCGCGGCAGTGCTGCTCGGCGGCCTGCTGATCTGGGGCCTGCAGCCCGGCCCGCTGCTCTTTGTTGAACAAAAGGACTTCGTCTGGGGCCTGATCGCCTCGATGTATCTCGGCAACGTCGTCGGCCTGATCATGGTGCTGACCTGCGTGCCCTTCTTCGCCGCGATCCTGCGCGTGCCCTTCTCGATCATCGCGCCCGCGATCGTCTTCGTCTGCGCCATCGGTGCCTACACCGTGAACAACGCGATGTTCGACGTCTGGATGATGCTGGTCTTCGGCGTGCTCGGCTATCTGTTCAACAAGCTGCGTTACCCGCTGCCGCCACTCGTGCTGGCGCTGGTGCTCGGCGACCAGGCGGAAAGCTCCTTCCGCCAGGCCATGCTGGTCTCGCAGGGCAATGTCGGCGTGTTCTGGTCGAACTGGCTGTGCGGCGGCATCATGACACTCGGCCTGGTGATGGCCTTCTGGCCAATGCTGCAGGCGCTGCGCGTCAAACTTTCAAGCAACGGCGCGATCACCCGCGCGGCCTGACGCCGCCCGACATGGTTCCCGCAACATATTCGCCTTCATGACTTTACCAACGCGGCAACAAAGCCGCCTATAATGGGAGGAAGCGTGATGATCCGAAGGGAAGTGTCGAAGGCCAAGACAATTGCGGCAGCGCTGGCTGCGAGCGCCTGCCTGACCTCGCCCACCTGGGCGCAGAGCTGGGAACCGACCAAGCCCGTGACGCTGGTCATCCCGGCGGGCACCGGCGGTGGCGCCGACCAGATGGCGCGCTTCATCCAGGGCGTCGTCCAGAAGCACAACCTGATGAAGCAGCCGCTCATCGTGATCAACAAGGCCGGCGGCGCGGGTGCCGAAGGCTTCCTGGAGATGAAGGCCAGCGCCAGCGACCCGCACAAGATCACAATCACGCTGTCGAACCTGTTCACAACGCCGCTCGGCACCGGCTCGCCGTTCAACTGGAAGGACATGAAGCCGGTCGCAATGCTGGCGCTCGACCAGTTCGTCCTGTGGGTGAACAGCGAGAAGCCCTACAAGACGGCCAAGGACTATGTCGACGCGGTGAAGGCCGGCGATGACCGCCAGTTCAAGATGGGCGGCACCGGCTCGAAGCAGGAAGACCAGATCGTCACGGCGGCGATCGAGCAGCAGACCGGCGGCAAGAAATTCACCTACGTGCCATATGCCGGCGGCGGACAAGTGGCGGTCCAGCTCGTCGGCAACCATGTCGACTCGACCGTGAACAACCCGATCGAGGCCGTCGGCCAATGGCGTGCCGGGCAGTTGCGCCCGCTCTGCATTTTCGATGCACAGCGCTCGACCTACACCGCCAAGGTCACCGAGAAGGAAGCCTGGAGCGACATCCCGACCTGCAAGGAATCGGGCCTGCCGGTCGAATACCAGATGCTGCGCGGCATCTTCACCACCAAGAACGCGACGCCGGCTC is drawn from Bosea sp. Tri-49 and contains these coding sequences:
- a CDS encoding tripartite tricarboxylate transporter permease, whose protein sequence is MDELNALFGGFAVALSAYHIMLMVIGITLGVVIGVLPGLGGANGVAILLPLTFSMPPTSAIILLTSIYWGALFGGAITSILFNIPGEPWSVATTFDGHPMAQNGKADEALVGAFTASFVGAIFAVCLITFLAPVVAKFALKFGPAEFFAVQFLTFASFIGMGRGSAFKTVASMCLGFALASVGLDGVTGTLRMTFGQDELLNGFKFLVAVIGLFGIGEILCSMEDGLKFNGATAKLRMDAVIRTWKQLPRMWLTFLRSCIVGCWMGITPGGATPASFMGYGIAKRLSKRGDNFGKGELEGVVAPETAAHAAGTAALLPMLTLGIPGSPTAAVLLGGLLIWGLQPGPLLFVEQKDFVWGLIASMYLGNVVGLIMVLTCVPFFAAILRVPFSIIAPAIVFVCAIGAYTVNNAMFDVWMMLVFGVLGYLFNKLRYPLPPLVLALVLGDQAESSFRQAMLVSQGNVGVFWSNWLCGGIMTLGLVMAFWPMLQALRVKLSSNGAITRAA
- a CDS encoding Bug family tripartite tricarboxylate transporter substrate binding protein — encoded protein: MIRREVSKAKTIAAALAASACLTSPTWAQSWEPTKPVTLVIPAGTGGGADQMARFIQGVVQKHNLMKQPLIVINKAGGAGAEGFLEMKASASDPHKITITLSNLFTTPLGTGSPFNWKDMKPVAMLALDQFVLWVNSEKPYKTAKDYVDAVKAGDDRQFKMGGTGSKQEDQIVTAAIEQQTGGKKFTYVPYAGGGQVAVQLVGNHVDSTVNNPIEAVGQWRAGQLRPLCIFDAQRSTYTAKVTEKEAWSDIPTCKESGLPVEYQMLRGIFTTKNATPAQVNFYVDLLKKVMATPDWKEFMEKGAFNQTMMTGADYEKWLVSAETLHSDLMKKAGFLATQ